The sequence below is a genomic window from Desulfobulbus oligotrophicus.
ATCTCGGAACTGCCGCTGTCTCCCCGGGGAAGTGCCTTCAGAACAGCGGTCTGGGATATGCTGTGTGCCATTCCCTACGGACAGGTGACCACCTATGGTGCCATTGCCAGGGCAATGGCGGCCAAGCTGCACAAGGAAAGGATGTCCAGCCAGGCAGTGGGCGGAGCAGTGGGGCACAACCCCATCTCCATCATTATCCCCTGCCACAGGGTTGTCGGCTCGAACGGCAGCCTGACGGGTTATGCCGGGGGTATCGATAAAAAAATACAGCTTCTGGAACTTGAAGGGGTGGATACTTCGCAGTTTTTCATTCCGAAAAAAGGCACGGCTCTGTAACACCGATGTTTTTTGAATACGGAGAACAGGAAACAGCCTATCTCAAGAAAAAAGATCAGGCCCTGGCCGGGGTCATTGACGAAGTCGGGCACATCCACCGGGAGGTCATACCCGATCTGTTCGCAGCGCTTATCCATGCGATCATCGGCCAGCAGATCTCCACCAAGGCGCATACAACCGTCTGGCAACGCGCCCAGACCATGTTTGCGCCAATAACACCGGAACACATCGTCTCTCTTCCGGTGGACAGGCTGCAAACCTGCGGCATCTCCATGAGAAAGGCCGTGTACATCCATGAAATGGCCGCAACCGTCTTAAACGGCAGCCTTGACCTGGACGAACTGCACGCTCTGGATGATGACGCCGTGTGCAAACGCCTGTGCACAATCCGCGGTATCGGCGTGTGGACGGCGGAGATGCTGATGACCTTTTCCATGCAGCGCCCGGATATCTTAAGCTGGGGCGATCTGGCTATCCAGCGTGGCCTCAGGATGCTCTATCGACATCGGGCCATCACCCCGGCCCTGTTTACAAAGTACAGAAGGCGATACTCCCCGTACTCCACCGTGGCCAGCCTCTATCTCTGGGCTCTGGCCGGGGGCGCCTGCAGCGGATATACTGATCCGGCGCCCGGAAAGAACGCTCTCAAAAAAACCGGATCAACACCGGACAGATAAAAAAAACTGCAGCGAGATGCCATGATTTTTGTTCTGCTTGAAGTGATCATTAAAAAAGAGGGGATGCAACAGTACCTTGCCCTGGCGGCGGCTCTGAGAGACGAACTTGCACAGGCCGAGGGGTTTATCCGCTCAGAACGATTCCAAAGCCTGACCGATGAGCGCAAGCTGCTCAGCCTGTCGGTCTGGGAAAGTGAACAGGCTGTGGAACAGTGGCGGAACACCGCAAAACACCGCTTGAGTCAACAGCAGGGCCGTGCAGCTCTGTTCGACAGCTATACGCTGACCGTTGCCGCAAAGATCAGATCGTACACCAAAGACGATCGCACAGAAACACCCGGAGACTCAAAAGAGTTCTTTGCCGGACCCTCTTCAGACTGAAGCGGAAGAAAGGCTGCGAACAGATCCGGCTACAGACGGGCATCGACTGTGTTTTCTTTGACCTTAACCCTTTTTCAAGGAGTTTCCCATGTCGCACGTTCTCATCATTGGTGCCGGCGGTGTCGGCAGCGTTGTTGCCCATAAGTGCGCCCAGGTGCCGGAGGTCTTCTCCCGTATCACCCTGGCCAGCCGAACCCTGTCCAAATGCGAAGACATCGCCCGATCCGTCAAACAGCGTACCGGCATACGCATTGCCGTGGAACAGGTGAATGCCGACGATGTGACCGCAACCAGCGCTCTCATCAGACAGCTCAGCCCCGACCTGGTTCTCAACGTTGCCCTGCCCTATCAGGACCTGCCGCTGATGGACGCCTGCCTGGCAACCGGCGTTGACTACCTTGATACCGCCAATTACGAACCACCGGACGTGGCCAGGTTCGAGTATAAGTGGCAGTGGGCCTATCAGGACAGCTTTACCGAAAAAGGCATCATGGCTCTGCTTGGTTCCGGTTTTGACCCGGGCGTGACCAACGTGTTCACCGCCTGGGCGGCAAAACATCACTTTGACGAGATCCACCAGCTCGACATCATCGACTGCAACGCCGGAGACCATGGGCAAGCCTTTGCCACCAACTTCAATCCGGAAATCAACATCCGGGAAATCACCCAGCGCGGGCGATACTTTGAACACGGAGAGTGGGTGGAAACCGACCCCCTGTCCTGGTCCATGACCTTTGATTTTCCCGAGGGGATCGGCCCGAAAAAATGCTACCTCATGTTTCACGAAGAGCTGGAATCTCTGGTGCGAAATATTAAAGGGCTTAAACGGGCACGTTTCTGGATGACGTTTTCCGACCAGTACCTCACCCACCTGCGGGTACTGGAAAACGTCGGCATGACCCGGATCGACCCGGTGCTGTATCAGGGGCAGGAGATCGTGCCCATTCGATTTTTAAAAGCGGTTCTGCCCGAACCGGCCTCGCTCGGCCCCCTGACCAAAGGACGAACCTGTATCGGGTGTCTCATGAAAGGGATAAAAGACGGTAAAGAAAAACAGCTCTACATCTACAACATCTGCAGCCATGAAGAGGCCTATCGTGAGGTCGGTTCCCAGGCAATCAGCTACACCACCGGGGTACCGGCAATGATCGGCGCCAAGATGATGTTGCAGGGGTTGTGGAAACGACCCGGTGTCTGGAATATGGAAGAGTTCGATCCAGACCCCTTTATGCATGACCTCAATACCTATGGTCTGCCCT
It includes:
- a CDS encoding DNA-3-methyladenine glycosylase family protein; amino-acid sequence: MFFEYGEQETAYLKKKDQALAGVIDEVGHIHREVIPDLFAALIHAIIGQQISTKAHTTVWQRAQTMFAPITPEHIVSLPVDRLQTCGISMRKAVYIHEMAATVLNGSLDLDELHALDDDAVCKRLCTIRGIGVWTAEMLMTFSMQRPDILSWGDLAIQRGLRMLYRHRAITPALFTKYRRRYSPYSTVASLYLWALAGGACSGYTDPAPGKNALKKTGSTPDR
- a CDS encoding antibiotic biosynthesis monooxygenase family protein, producing the protein MIFVLLEVIIKKEGMQQYLALAAALRDELAQAEGFIRSERFQSLTDERKLLSLSVWESEQAVEQWRNTAKHRLSQQQGRAALFDSYTLTVAAKIRSYTKDDRTETPGDSKEFFAGPSSD
- a CDS encoding saccharopine dehydrogenase family protein gives rise to the protein MSHVLIIGAGGVGSVVAHKCAQVPEVFSRITLASRTLSKCEDIARSVKQRTGIRIAVEQVNADDVTATSALIRQLSPDLVLNVALPYQDLPLMDACLATGVDYLDTANYEPPDVARFEYKWQWAYQDSFTEKGIMALLGSGFDPGVTNVFTAWAAKHHFDEIHQLDIIDCNAGDHGQAFATNFNPEINIREITQRGRYFEHGEWVETDPLSWSMTFDFPEGIGPKKCYLMFHEELESLVRNIKGLKRARFWMTFSDQYLTHLRVLENVGMTRIDPVLYQGQEIVPIRFLKAVLPEPASLGPLTKGRTCIGCLMKGIKDGKEKQLYIYNICSHEEAYREVGSQAISYTTGVPAMIGAKMMLQGLWKRPGVWNMEEFDPDPFMHDLNTYGLPWTVVEL
- a CDS encoding methylated-DNA--[protein]-cysteine S-methyltransferase translates to MLYSTEHKTSLGTVTLVSDGDSLVGLWADGQKYFAATVQNKVLTPSDLPVFTLVKQWLDRYFAGEKPAISELPLSPRGSAFRTAVWDMLCAIPYGQVTTYGAIARAMAAKLHKERMSSQAVGGAVGHNPISIIIPCHRVVGSNGSLTGYAGGIDKKIQLLELEGVDTSQFFIPKKGTAL